GACGTctaaccatcacacccatatgtgattGTTGAATAATTTAGACCCTCTTTGCTGTCATATCGTTTACTTTTTAGGTCTTCAAAGATGTTCATTGGGTTtcaggtcagggctctgtacagtccactcgagttcttccactccaaacgTGATGAATCATGCCTTCAGAGACCTTGGTTTGAGCCTCTTAGTTGAAGGAAAATTATAATGCCACAGTATAGAAAGGCATGGTGGATCTTTGGCCTGTCACAGAAAAACTTGAGGTAACTTGAGTTTGAGGTAAAAAATACACCCTGCACAACtatatatttgcatatgtacttacacctaggggcaatttagcatGCTGAATATAACCCATGTGGACATGGAGagaacaaacatacaaacataaacTGAGGACCCTGGAGCTTTAAGGCTGGAAAGACacctgcctgtgtgtttgtttgtttgattgattgttttggtTTATATGGTCAATACCTACTTAAAGTTCAACAAATTTTTTGACTCTCTGCAAGGGTTTAGCATTAAAGTTTAGGGTGATTGTAATGTgcagaataattaaaatattattattattattattattattattattattattattattattattattattagtagtagtagtagtagtagtagtagtagtagcagtaatagtaataataacaatagtaataacaataacaataataataacaacaacaatgtattatcattttgtatttattattacttgcTTGACAATTACTTGCAAGTGAGTGATTTTAAATTGTCTGAGTATCAGAAGCATGTGAATAGTGTTTGGGTGCCATATCTATACTTATCTGGTGTATTCTCTTTTACATGTTCCTGTAAACTGGCTTTTTAATTGCGTTCAAGGTTTTGTCCTCCTGTGTGGTTTTGTGGACTGCCTGACAGCAAGGCCGGTGAAGCTAAATGGATCGAGTCTACTTCCATACTCTCCTTTATCGATCTCTCGTAAAGCCGCTGCTCGTATGGTCCAACCTGTGGAATAAGGCTTGCTATGGaggtgtgtaaacacacactgtatcttTTTCCAGTATCGACCTGTTGAATTGAGAAACACATCCTGTGCCCATCTTTCAGAGACTACACGCCACAAGCACAGGCTTATTTAAATTCTGCATCAAGGATCTGCTGTATCGACTTGGCATCGGAGTGGATCTATTGtttgttaacattttaaattggGCTTAGTCATGTAGACACACAGATATCTACACTTCAACAGACTCTACAATTAAGAAGGTTCAGAAAGCTGCGATACGATTGACAAAACTTCATCTTCCTTTGGCATGATGTGATTTGATTTGTCTGACTCAGAGAAATTTTTCAGGtgaaaacatttaattacattcCACACACAGAGATTTAAAAGGAACCTGAAGACACCCCCATGCTAAATCTTTGCATAATTTCAGATAGACTAGCTCTAATGACTATGGTGAAATCATATGTATTCATTtccagaataaaatataaatcctAGGTAGACAGTGCATGTAATTTATTGAGTCTTTAGGTGTTTCCGTTGCCAGGTCCCAGCCATCATTTTTCTAGTGCTTTGCTCTGTGACTGACTACGATGTCACCACTCAATTCCTGTCAAGCTTTGCAGACAATCTCCCCTAACAGGCacactctggaaaaaaaatatattccaataGATAGCCATTGGATTAACTGTTTACCATACATCTTTTTAGCCTTTTTAGTTATCACATACACATTTTATGTTACAGAATCAAGTGCCTGTTTTGCAAAGCGAAATAATGGAATAGATTCGGAACACGTATATTGAGGTTCACTGATTACTGCTTTACACTGAAATCACATTATACTACAGAGCtgaacaatatttaatatttttggcCGTAATTTATTCggttgtttataaaaataaaaaactgcacAGAGAAGTATTTTGCCAGAATGCTCtctaaaactatataaaaatatattgtattaggaaataaaaatagtgtGAATGTGGACTAGGTCTCCACAGCAGGTCTTAAACTGTTTAAACTATTAACAAAGCCATATGCCAAACACCTTTCCTTTTGATACACAAATGTTCCTAAACCTTGAAAACTGACATTTGGTGAACTGTGTACTCTTGGTAATAACGTAACAGACACACTCTATTAGCACTTTGAAACAGATTCTGGTTGCAAAACAGCTCAGTCAATAATTTGTAAATTGACTGGAGTGTGCTGCCAGTAAGTTCATTATCATTGAATACAGATTTTTGAGGATTGAAATATTTCCGATTCTGAAATAGTTGAAGTTAATTTGTATGAAATTAAAGCAATGTTCTGTAACTACATTGACGGAACAATCTGTTTGTAAATCACTGGCAACAAACATATATAGATGTGGGCACAAAGTGAAAATTCCAAAAGGAGAGATATTCTGTCAGCAGACATGTTCAATATAGAaaatgtgtcattgtgtgtgtgtgtgtgtgtgtgtgtgtgtgtgtgtgtgtgtgtgtgtgtgtgtgtgtgtgtgtgtgtgtgtgtgtgtatgtgtgtgacagtgaTGGCCTGGCTTCCTCATCTCATCGTTGTCAAGAGCATGTCATTGCGCTCATTAAGACTGCCGAACAGTGAAAAGGGCGTCTCTCTCCCTCAGGCACACTTCTACGTTCAATACCAAAAtgcaagtggtcactttaattAGCCAACACCATGTGCAGAACATTTAAGCCTGTTTCTGTGTCCTCATCGATTACTGCTTTGTACTTCCGGGATGGGTTACATTGTGTACTTTGGACAGCAGCAGGATCCACCATCCTCAAGGCAAAACATGCTTTTGCTCATTTGCTGTGTTCCGGTATTTTGTCAAATATAAGTGAAATGTTGGGTGGTGGTGGGGAGGTGGACGAGTAAGCAGGAGATGTTTCAGGATTACTGTGGATTGGAACGGAGATGGATATTGACATAGGCGCGAGCTGCTTgtgaaacacaacactgactTGATCTCGGCTCTGGCTGTGAGCAAGGACCCTCGGGCCTGCTGGGGGCTTGTTCTGCTAGCGCCTTTCATTACAGGGGCACCATTAAacgaaagggagggagggagggagggaaggagatgtggaggggagagaaagaggggcgCAGCTGCATTGGCATTTTACACACAAGCATAGATGTGAAGCAAGAGGCAGACAACAGACAAGGCAAGAGAAGACCAGGAGGGGGTAGGGATAACAGACTGATCAAGCGAGGCTATTTTGTAAGACCAGAGATGTGAGGGTATATGAAGTCTTGTTTTTATCAGTTGCTGCTGTGCTCCAGTGGTAATAAAACTGACAGGATTCATTCTGTGTGATATACAGGCCTCTTAGACCGGAGACAATGGAAAACTAGCTCTTAAACTTACCTAAGGGACCAAGTGCATAGCAGCAGAGGGAGAGGGGAAACCAAAGGGTTGGAAATGGAGCATTTATTGAATAGCTTTTCTGCCCCCCCATGGGGTGTACAAGATTAAAGCGATCCAAGCAGTCACTTGAGTTGTTCAGAATTATGGTTTAATCGGGctagtatttaatatttatggatCAACAATATAACATCCGTAAGACATTATGACTGCTTATATGGTAAATGACTATGGTCAGTATTACAAATTGTGCATAAGAATAATCAGACGGGACAAAAGAATACTCCTAGATAATTATAAGGTCTTCATTCATTAGTGTGATTCCATTTGAATATATTTGGTCATTACAGAATGTCAACCCGCCACGGCCACTCATTATACCTCAACTGTATCGTGTCTATGATGCTGCTTGAGAAGACATTTATTACAGCCATTAACAGACAGGCGATGGCATTTATTACACTAGAGTGCAAGAAAGCTTGACCTTTTGGTGGTCTATTAAAGGAGTGTATGacagtgaaaggaaaaaaaaaccccaatggTTAAATGAAAGAGGATAAAATGTGTATTAGTCTACTTTATTCCCTGGATTCTGAAATACATAGCAGTGCCATGGGAGTATGAATTAAAAGATTTACAACACCAGGGAAATTAATgatgagaatgaaaaaaacgTTCCCATTTAGCCAAAGATGACATATAATACCACTGCTGTATTGTGAATCAAATCCACATTAGCATTAAGAAAGAGATGCTGGAAAAACAGCTCATTATTCTGACCATGCCAGGACAATAAAGATGCCACCTCTAATGCTTGTGCTGTCATTGCCACTGAACAAATCTTTTCATGTTTCCACATCTTTCATCTGCTGTTACTCCATCATCAGAGAACAAACTTCAAATCGGAGTTATGTAACCTCTGCATGAGAATAACCACAGATGTTAAAGTTAAAGTCTTCACAAGATACAAGAGCAAAAGGAGAAAAAGCAAAAGCTAAACTGACTGGACAAAtcatatttatttgattagtagccctacacatacacaggcaAGTAAAAGAGAGCAGATCTGGAATGATAGCGTTGCAGCACTAACTATCCATGTTCACCTAATATGTGCTAATGAATTCACTTCGGCTGCAGCAGGTGCTGAGATACAGCaaacaaatgagcaggaaataTTTTTCAACATGTGACCACCAACATAATTGCTTCTTCCATCATATCTTACCAGTCATACTGTAAAGTCAAACTGAATCCAAATGAGGTGGTAACCTCAGCGTGCAATTATAATTCCACGCAGCTCAATCTATTTCTAGCACATGTTTGCTTGTGACTTTTACACCCTTGTCCATCAGAACTATTTAAATTTTGACCAGTGTCAAATTTTGgccaatacactgatttcagtcCCATAACTCATGGCCCGTCTTATGAAACCCTAGCGGGGTATTATGGCCAAAAGGTCATTTGAAGGAGCTGAAATGCCAACAAGATTTACTTAAGGCAATGGATTAGCAGTCTCTGGCAGACGCACAGTTCTGTCACAGCAAAGGCACACCCTTGGGAGCCCTTAGCCTCCCATGGCTAGGGTCTGACTTCGAACAAACTGTCTCAGCCACACGGCCGAGTCCCTCAGAGAACAGCTTTCACTGTCCATCATGACTGAGGTGCAGACAGCTTTTCCAGATGCACGCTGCATCTCTGAACCAGGTGAAGCAGTATGCAGAATATACCCAGGAGGAGCCATCAGAGACTCCCTGCTTTAATTAACTCCCTGACGTCCATCGACATTCATAATTTGTAAACAAACTCTAACGTCTACCTGTAGTATAGTTTTTTCTTGGTTACTTTTTATTGTCCTAGACACCTTGTTAACCTGTCTAGCCATGACATGACTGCTTCTCCATCTGTCTTTGCGCTTACTTTCAGTCCACAAGCCTCAATTGAGCTATCTATCTTGCTCTTTCTGCCAAACGTCAGCCTTCTCTCCCATCATAGCTTCCACTAATGTAAATGCATCTATTCCTTGGTTTGTTTCAAAATTCACATGTACATTGCTGTCCCCAGGACACCTACTGGGCTACCATATTGTTCTCAGTCTCATCTGTCTCCATACAATATGTCTTCCATGAACCAAAGCAAAAACTGTACACCAGTACTTTCTTATTATCCAAAGTGTAATAAAAGTATCGATCAATTATGCTGTGGTTTATTTCCAACTTTAGCACCGCTATAACAACAGGGTCATTTTGTTTGTTGAAACGTAATCTTTTACAAATTAACATAAGATGACGCTTGTAATTCCTAAAGTTTGGTGCCTCCACTGAGATGACACCTCTGGGAATTCAATTCTCACAGCATCTGTCAAAATCATTCACTTGAGTTTTTATTATTCATGCACAGTGTGGGGCTACAGATATCTACATTCACTGAGTgctttcaaatttaaattctgCGCTATTTACTCATTTACTATTTACTTCACTGATATAGCCTGAGGTGTTTTGCACTCCATTTCTGTTGcaaaagtctgtttttttccacattacattacactagtGAAGCCAAtgccacacctacacacacacacacacacacacacacacacacacacacacacacacacacacacacacacacacacacatacgtatgCCTGTCATAAAGGCCATCAAGCCTAGTAAAGTAGAGCCACCTGATGGGTATGAGATAGACGGAGATGGTTAAATAATTGAATTGAGTGAAAAGATAATTAATGGGCAATCAATGAAATACAGAAGAGGGGGCAGGGGTGGTGGGCAGAGGATCCAATCTAAGGgttataaatgatttaatagGAGGAGTGGATGTGCATGACAATACTAAACTGTGCAGGGTCCTTTTTAATGTGCTTTCACTCTGAGCTCTTCACACGATGTACACGCACATTCGGACAGTACAGCTGACATTAAGAATCAGTGCTTTTCAACTTTTCATTCCTTACTTGAAAAGAAACAggtatttttgcatttttcatATACGTCTGGCTGTGCGCCTTCAGATTTTCCCTCTGACATAGCAAATGGGAGTGGGGCGGCTTTATTACTATTAATTTTACAGGTTGTATAATCTCTGAAATCCACAGcagatttaaaaacactttttttttctgctgtccaTGTCTTGCCTTTAGTCTTTAATTAGTGTCAAGGGACTAGACAACTGGATGAATAAGCTGTCAATTttgcattcattatttatttatttgacgtGCAAACTACCTCGTCCACACCTTGACAGTCATATATGCTTACGCTTACTGCACTTCCTGTAAGGTGATAATCAAGGAGAAAATCTATTTGTTAATTAGCAGTGATAAAATGTGACTGAAGAATCAGAGTGTTTGAAGGTTTTAAACCTGGTGAGATGCACCATATTTTATCGGCAACAATTTCAGCTGGGTTTTAAACTCTGTACACTTACTGCCCACTTTATTACATCCACAATGTAGGTGTACACCATAGCTTATCATTTTTGAAGCACAGTGTGTGGTATCTGCTATACTCTGATACTCCTAATCCGGCAGTGGGGTGTATAAAAACAAGCAACAGATGGACTATATTTATATGTACGCAtataaaattatgtttaaaatagTTCACTTTTAAATTGCATTTCAAATTCTTCAATAATGCTGCAAGGAAcaccaaaaaaataattttgtcttATTCATGTCAGCTAAACATATGGACCCGACTTGTCATAGCAATTTACGACAGGTAACACACATCTGAATGGAAGCATATTAACTATATTACTGAATCATGAGGCAGCTGCACAATGCATAAATtcatacagatacaggtcaagagcttcagttaatgttcacaacaAGCATCAAAATGGgatgagtatttcagaaactgccgATCTCCTCGGATTTCCATACAGATTAATGTGAAAAACAAGAACTTTTCCAGTAACTGTACAGTTCTCACCATTTTGTGCATGAAATtcacaggagatcagcagttcatgccatggttaaagtcaccaagatcacatttttcctccaaactgatgtttgatgtgaacattaactgatgcTCCTGACCTGTATGATCTTATTCAGACAAAAAGGCCTATTCCAACAAGTTTAGCGCTGGGCACcgtaaattcacacacacacacacacacacacacacacacacacacacacacacacacacacacacacacacacacacacacacacacacacacacattcacatacccATTCACATCCAGGGGTAATTTACAATGCTTTCACTTTTTACTTTGGCAACAGATTGAATAAGGCCCACATACAAGTGTgagggtcaggtgtccacataccaAGTCATATagtgtaaatacatttttcatttttatccattttttttagctGGGTGCTTCCTGATTCCTTGACATTTTTAGGTAAGGTCAagaccacatactgtacatgttgctCTTTACATTAAATGTATCAATGCTCTAAAAGGAGGACACTAGAAGCTCATCTCCACTAGGAGCCCAGCTGATGCATTTCAACTATCCAGGAGACACAGACTGTGATGTTCACATttccaataaaaatgtaaagtgtaCATCAATCTACTATCTAGGATTTGTTAAAATAATAGcccatacagtatgttaagATTATTTTACACCTTGTCATTTCTTGCCTCTTGCATCTGGATTGTGTTGTGAGACTTTATCTACATGTTTGAGCTCCTGCAGTTAAGAACAGCTCAATAAATTTGACCACCAACTTCCTATGAGGTTTTCTTGTAAATCAACACAATTGGCATACCATAAAAAGTTTGGAAATCTTCTTATAGATACCAGTTCACCAGTCTTAGACCATGTGTGCTATGACATATTCTTATATAGATAATCCTGATGTAGATATTATCCTGATACTTTAGGAAATACAGCAACACCAAGTGTAAAGAAGTGTAAACACTTGGGCCAGGTCCCATCTTTGCGAATTGTGCTTGAAAAGAATGTACTATAAGCATCCGACAAGTCGGGAATCATTAGAAAAAAGGCAGGACTTTTGCCTACAGTAGATACCAACCTAGCCATGGTTGCAGTGATGTAGAAATACTCACAATAAAATACTTTTCATAGTCTACTTGTTCCTAATTCAGTTccctaattcaattcaaatgctAAAAGAAATTATGTCTAAAATACCTGCAGTATTGAAAGGATGGAAAAGTATGTAAACCTCAGACTTTCAAATTCTTTAAATGTTTCATAAATCTGATCTTacctgtccatttttttttaggtctGCCCACATGCTGGTTCCATCTCCTCCTCTCATGAGAACGTGGTAGGTGAAGTAGTAGATGCCAGGGAGGGGACAAGTGAACTTTCCAGTCGTGGGTTCATAGTAGTTGCCCACATTGGTGACCACATCGTCGAACTTGAGCACTTCACTTCCTTCGTGCTGCTTCCTCAGGCCTGCATAGAAAGCAATTTTTGGGGTGTAGATAGATGGCACATAACCATTTGGGCCAGGTCCTGGGGGTCCTTGTGGTCCAGGCTTTCCTGGCTCTCCAGGGGGTCCTTGTGGACCTGGGGGTCCCGGAGGCCCTCTGTATCCAGGCTTCCCTCTTCGGCTTGTGATCTCAGGAGGCCGCGGTGATACAGATGTCAATTCCTGGCCATGTTGTGATGTGGTGTAGGGGTCACAGACCATGCGACAACTGCCAAGCATTTCATAATGACTTCCGGCACTCCCAGCTCCACCCCCTTTGGTGCTGTGAACCAATAGAGGTATGGCAACCAAGAGAATAAGCACCATGGCCACACCTACTGCCGCCCCAATGACGCGCTTGCGGCGGCTGAGCCGAGAGGCGGCCAGCGCAAGAAAGTCCTCTTCTCCTTTGGGCGGAATGGTGCCCGCCAGTGTGGATGGtgtagtgcaaaaaaaacacacactggcaGTATGAAAAGGgggattatgttttttttttctgtgtataaaaatgaatgccAGCAACAAAGATGTCTAAGGAAGGATAAGAGCAATGGGGACAAGAATAATGGATGAATTTATGGATGAGGTGAACGGGCTGAGAAGAGTGtggagcatacagagaggaaatGGGGCTAAGGGATTAcaggaaggaaaggaagagagaCTGAAGGGTGGCAGTTGAAAATATAACggagtggaaggaaaaaaagaatacaaagaTACAAGTGAGCTCTGGATTCCTAATAATAGTAGATTTACTGCAATACTATGGGCAAAACAATTACTGTAGTGATTATATCATGAAATTTTGCTGATTTGAAAAGAAGTTGacttgtttttcctttctttcattccCTCTCTCAAAAGTTTCTTTAAGGCTCTCTGTAATCACAGATCAGTAAGTGTAGTCACAAAATGATATGTTTGCTAAAGCAGGACTAATGTTTCTCTGTAGATATATCCAGAACTAACTTAATGACGTAGGAATGCTGCATGAGAAATGAAgtaaatgtccaaaaaaaaaaaaagactcgtgTATGTGTTTCTGGGAGTTTCGGCTGAGCAAAGAGCCTTTGATTTCTTAGgatattataaaaatgtcttGATTTAGAGACAGATCCCGGCTTTTCGTGGGCAACGTTAAAACTGGAGAAAGAAACAAGTGAAGAATTAAATCAAATGAAACTCCATTACACATTTGATTATACACTATACTCcaataaatgtttatacatCGAAGAGTAGATTGTATTCCACTtcattatgtatattatttcaCTGTAAACGTTATTATACAGCTTGTGCATTCATTATACATTTCATTACACAATGCACCGCACTCATTTGTTTCATTATCTACATCGTTTCATTATATTCCGTTATAAAACTATTTAATTATGCATAAGATTGCACTGCACTCCAGTACACGTAACTGTAATCCGTGTACAATGTATATGTACCACATTTTACTTTAGTaatgcaaaacatttaaaaataaatacttattataattaaaatgtactAATAACTGTGTTTATAtctatatgtgtatatactttcacattatatatatatataggtgtgggaatatagatatatatgtatatactccCACACCTATTTCACCTGTCCTTTACATTATCACCTGGCACGTGGAGGTAACAACCGTTAGTCGTCACGCGCTACTTCGACCGTTGAAgattaaaaaagtttaaaaacactTACCGTTTTAAGatgtctgttttctctctctctttctctctcttgaggatgatgatggtgatgatgatgatgatgatgatgatactacttgggaaatgttttttttcctgtcgttgtcagacacacactcccagCAGCGACCGTTAATGACTGCGCGCGAGCGGACGAAAGCCTCTCACTCGCAGAGCGCGGGAAGCGCGCGCTCACCTCCTGTGGACTTTGTTTCCCCCCCCACGCGCGTTAGCTTACTGCAGCGTGATAATCTAATATTTGATATCTTTGATAGCTAACGGAGGAAAATCGACACAAATAGACATTATTccttcaaacaaaacaaacaaagaaacaaaaaaaatcatctgcgGTAAAATAGTGCAAAAGGTTAAAGTCgatataaacagaaaaatttGAGAccgggacaaaaaaaaagaatgaaaagagtTGAGATTTGATTGGATGTAATAGTTTAGCCGATTAGCCGAACAGGTCTGAGTGAACGAGTCCAGGCGACCTCTCTACAACACCTGTGAGATTTCAGCACCGTTTCGATCCGctctcaccctccctccctctgcctccatccctccctccctccatccctccctctccctccatccttccttc
This DNA window, taken from Tachysurus fulvidraco isolate hzauxx_2018 chromosome 23, HZAU_PFXX_2.0, whole genome shotgun sequence, encodes the following:
- the c1ql4a gene encoding complement C1q-like protein 4 isoform X2 — encoded protein: MVLILLVAIPLLVHSTKGGGAGSAGSHYEMLGSCRMVCDPYTTSQHGQELTSVSPRPPEITSRRGKPGYRGPPGPPGPQGPPGEPGKPGPQGPPGPGPNGYVPSIYTPKIAFYAGLRKQHEGSEVLKFDDVVTNVGNYYEPTTGKFTCPLPGIYYFTYHVLMRGGDGTSMWADLKKNGQVRASAIAQDADQNYDYASNSVILHLDVGDEVCVQLDGGKVHGGNTNKYSTFSGFLIYPD
- the c1ql4a gene encoding complement C1q-like protein 4 isoform X1, with amino-acid sequence MVLILLVAIPLLVHSTKGGGAGSAGSHYEMLGSCRMVCDPYTTSQHGQELTSVSPRPPEITSRRGKPGYRGPPGPPGPQGPPGEPGKPGPQGPPGPGPNGYVPSIYTPKIAFYAGLRKQHEGSEVLKFDDVVTNVGNYYEPTTGKFTCPLPGIYYFTYHVLMRGGDGTSMWADLKKNGQVDTGKRYSVCLHTSIASLIPQVGPYEQRLYERSIKESMEVDSIHLASPALLSGSPQNHTGGQNLERN